Part of the Candidatus Binatus sp. genome is shown below.
GCAATTGCTCGCCGGATGGCACGATGCGGTCTCGCGCGTGCTGACGACGAATGCGCGCGCAATCGAGGAATCACATGCCTGACGACCGTAAGCCCATCGTGACGGTGCTTTATCCCGAGCAATACGAGCAGGCCGCGGTCGCGCTCGGGCGCGCCTTCATCGACGATCCCACCTTCAAGCCGATTCTGCCGGATATCAACGAACCGGTCGCGCGCGCCGAGCATCTGGCGGACCTGTTCCGCGTGATGCTGGCAATCGAGCGCCGCCACGGGCAACCGACGTTCGGCGTGATCGAGGGCGGGCGCGTGATGGGTGCGGCGGTGACCGAAGGTATCGCGCATCCGACGACGGTTGGATTCATGCTGGCCGGGATTCCGGAGATGCCGCGGCTCGTGCGCGCGATTGGATGGAGTGGAATTGTGCGCGCGATGCAGATGTTCGGCGTGCTCGCGGAGAACCATCCCAAGGAGCCTCACCTGTATCTGCAGTTGCTAGGCGTCGATCCGGCGTACCAGGGCAAGCGCTTCGGCGGCGCGCTGCTCGATCGGCTCAAGCTTGAAGCGGCGATGAGGCCTGACATCGCGGGCGTCTATCTCGAGACCGCGACCGAGGCCAACGTCGCCTACTACAGCGGCAAGGGCTATGAAGTGCTAAGTGAGATCTTTCCGCTGGGCGTGAGAATGTGGCGGATGTTCCAGCGCAAACGCTGAACCGCGAAGGAGCTTTACTACTCCATCCTGCTGGCGCCGCGCGGATGGATCGTCGTCACGCGCAGCCCCTTCGACGTCCATCCCACGTCGAAGCCGACGATGTCGCCTTCGCTGATCAGCTCGATTCCCGGCATCGAGCCGCCAATCCCCGCGCCTATCACCGTGACGAAGGGAAATTCAAAAGGAACCTCCTTGCCGCTATGAGAACGCACGACGCCGCGGCCGCGTGAGCGGTCGAGCTTCAGGATCATGCCTTGATAGAAATTTCCGGGAAAGCGTTCGCTGTCGTATTCATCGGCCACGTTGATCGAATACCATTCCTCGGCTCCGCGCAAAAGTGGGGCATATCCACTGGGCCCGTCCAATTCTCTGATCGCCAGTCGGCCCTTCTTAGCTCCCCAGACGATGATTGTAACAATCTATCCGGTTTGCGCGACGGCGCACCCTTGCGTCATCATCGCGCAGCAGAGTTGTCGCATAGCGTTCGCGGCGATCGCCGTGTGGGATCAAACTCTCGATGAACGATTCTACCGACTTTCAA
Proteins encoded:
- a CDS encoding N-acetyltransferase; translated protein: MPDDRKPIVTVLYPEQYEQAAVALGRAFIDDPTFKPILPDINEPVARAEHLADLFRVMLAIERRHGQPTFGVIEGGRVMGAAVTEGIAHPTTVGFMLAGIPEMPRLVRAIGWSGIVRAMQMFGVLAENHPKEPHLYLQLLGVDPAYQGKRFGGALLDRLKLEAAMRPDIAGVYLETATEANVAYYSGKGYEVLSEIFPLGVRMWRMFQRKR